A genomic region of Deltaproteobacteria bacterium contains the following coding sequences:
- a CDS encoding CoA transferase translates to MLKPYRVLDLSTEDGILCGQLLSDLGCDVIAIEPTGGSSARERGPFAGDTRDKERSLTWWAWARGKRSIVLDLTTEAGRAELKQLARGADFLIESFAPGHMASLGLGYEDLASINSALIYVSISGFGQDGPKAHYAYTDLIGLAAGSTLFLSGEADGRPVRAAVPQAGLHAAADGAVGALIAHFARQKTGRGQHVDAAMQHATTLATQFRALDAAIGETPARRISGGAYVKGAFLCTRYPTADGWVTLGPAFLPSTGHFMKRLLGWLAEEGRCDPALIDEDWNSFALRIGGGVIPESSYEPVDRALRAFFATKTSAELMEQSVKRRLLVAPVFDLGEITSSPQMKAREFAATLPSPLDGAPLLHPGAWAKFSETPLRITRRAPRLGEHDAEVRAEQRNAPLSLTDVRAGAAGELPFAGLKVLDLFWVLAGPGATRVLADYGATVVHVESSKHIDTLRVIPPYQFANPHPEGAGGFQSANANKLGVTIEMHTPEGRDAILDLIRWADVVTSSFGAGVLDHLGLGWETIQRENPRAILIESCLMGQTGPWRSFTGFGNLAASVTGYMTLAAEKGGIPSGPWAAYTDFIAVRYNTLALLGAIAEQQRTGRGQRIDQSQAESALHFAAPGYLDYRVNGRVVRGCGNEDERYFPHDVFPCAGKDRWVALSVRDERDWRALCAEMQREDLITRREDRAAVNEAVAAWCKTREAGAIERALQARSVPAHEVLDTATLYECPQMQHRGHWIECEHSIYQTTHVEHGRVKLSACEPLRPKAAIHFGRDNDAVLKGILGYSEEKIAELGNKGVLT, encoded by the coding sequence ATGCTCAAGCCCTACCGCGTGCTCGACCTCTCCACCGAAGACGGAATCCTGTGCGGTCAGCTCCTGTCCGACCTCGGCTGCGACGTCATCGCCATCGAGCCCACCGGTGGGTCGAGCGCCCGCGAGCGCGGCCCGTTCGCGGGCGACACGCGCGACAAAGAGCGCTCGCTCACTTGGTGGGCCTGGGCGCGCGGCAAGCGCAGCATCGTCCTCGACCTAACAACCGAGGCGGGCCGCGCAGAGCTGAAGCAGCTCGCGCGCGGCGCGGACTTCCTGATCGAGAGCTTCGCGCCCGGCCACATGGCGAGCCTCGGCCTCGGCTACGAGGACCTCGCCTCGATCAACTCCGCGCTCATCTACGTCTCGATCAGCGGCTTCGGCCAAGACGGTCCGAAGGCGCACTACGCCTACACCGATCTCATCGGCCTCGCCGCCGGCAGCACCCTCTTCCTCTCTGGCGAAGCCGACGGCCGCCCCGTGCGCGCCGCGGTTCCACAAGCGGGGCTGCACGCCGCGGCCGACGGCGCCGTCGGCGCGCTGATCGCGCACTTCGCGCGCCAGAAGACCGGGCGCGGCCAGCACGTCGACGCCGCGATGCAGCACGCCACCACGCTCGCGACGCAGTTCCGTGCGCTCGACGCCGCGATCGGCGAGACGCCCGCGCGCCGCATCTCGGGCGGCGCCTACGTGAAGGGCGCGTTCCTGTGTACGCGGTATCCCACCGCGGACGGCTGGGTCACGCTCGGCCCTGCGTTCCTGCCCTCGACGGGGCACTTCATGAAGCGCTTGTTGGGATGGCTCGCCGAAGAGGGCCGCTGCGATCCCGCGCTGATCGACGAAGACTGGAACAGCTTCGCGCTCCGCATCGGCGGCGGCGTCATCCCCGAGAGCTCGTACGAGCCGGTCGACCGCGCGCTGCGCGCGTTCTTCGCGACGAAGACGAGCGCGGAGCTGATGGAGCAGAGCGTGAAGCGCCGCCTGCTCGTCGCGCCGGTCTTCGATCTGGGCGAGATCACGAGTAGTCCGCAGATGAAGGCGCGCGAGTTCGCCGCGACGCTGCCGAGCCCGCTCGACGGCGCGCCGCTTCTCCACCCCGGCGCTTGGGCGAAGTTCAGCGAGACGCCGCTGCGCATCACGCGCCGCGCACCGCGGCTCGGCGAGCACGACGCGGAGGTGCGCGCGGAGCAGCGCAATGCGCCGCTCTCCCTAACAGATGTACGCGCCGGCGCGGCGGGCGAGCTGCCGTTCGCGGGGCTCAAGGTGCTCGACCTGTTCTGGGTGCTCGCGGGTCCCGGCGCGACGCGCGTGCTCGCGGACTACGGCGCGACGGTCGTGCACGTCGAGTCGAGCAAGCACATCGACACGCTGCGCGTGATCCCGCCCTACCAGTTCGCGAACCCGCACCCCGAAGGCGCAGGCGGCTTCCAGAGCGCGAACGCGAACAAGCTCGGCGTGACGATCGAAATGCACACGCCCGAGGGTCGCGACGCGATTCTCGATCTCATTCGCTGGGCCGACGTCGTCACTTCGTCCTTCGGCGCCGGCGTACTCGACCACCTGGGCCTCGGCTGGGAGACGATCCAGCGCGAGAACCCGCGCGCGATCCTGATCGAGTCGTGCCTGATGGGTCAGACCGGGCCGTGGAGGAGCTTCACCGGGTTCGGAAATCTCGCCGCGAGCGTGACGGGCTACATGACCCTCGCAGCCGAGAAGGGCGGCATCCCGTCCGGTCCATGGGCCGCGTACACCGACTTCATCGCGGTCCGGTACAACACGCTCGCGTTGTTAGGCGCGATCGCCGAGCAGCAGCGCACCGGTCGCGGCCAGCGCATCGACCAGTCACAAGCGGAGAGCGCCCTCCACTTCGCCGCGCCCGGCTACCTCGACTACCGCGTGAACGGCCGCGTCGTGCGCGGCTGCGGCAACGAGGACGAGCGCTACTTCCCGCACGACGTGTTCCCGTGCGCCGGCAAGGATCGCTGGGTCGCGCTCTCGGTGCGCGACGAGCGCGACTGGCGCGCGCTGTGCGCCGAGATGCAGCGCGAGGACCTGATCACTCGCCGCGAAGACCGCGCCGCCGTGAACGAGGCGGTCGCCGCGTGGTGCAAGACGCGCGAAGCCGGCGCGATCGAGCGCGCCCTCCAAGCGCGCAGCGTTCCCGCGCACGAAGTCCTCGACACCGCGACGCTCTACGAGTGCCCGCAGATGCAGCACCGCGGCCACTGGATCGAGTGCGAGCACTCGATCTACCAGACCACCCACGTCGAGCACGGCCGCGTGAAGCTCAGCGCCTGCGAGCCGCTGCGTCCGAAGGCCGCGATCCACTTCGGGCGCGACAACGACGCGGTGCTGAAGGGGATCCTCGGGTACAGCGAGGAGAAGATTGCGGAGTTGGGCAACAAGGGAGTGCTGACCTAG
- a CDS encoding alpha/beta hydrolase — MATTFPAPRFVRLPEVTLEVHEAGVGPAVVMCHGFPELAYSWRYQVNALAAAGYRAIAPNQRGYGWSDAPAAIEAYSLDHLCDDMAHLLDALGIDQAVFAGHDWGGFVSWGMTVRHPDRCLGAIGVNTPYMAFPTTEQLRAIFKEDEKLYILWFQKPGVAEGVMDRNPRLIFEKMMRRATAPPAGPLFRGDAPVDANPFRRLESMPTVGAPLLTSEELDFYVKSFDHSGFRGGINWYRNADKDKRVMPELGVKKLTLPCLMVTASWDGALPPQAAAGMRALCSDLELQELQCGHWTQQEQPAALARVMLDWLRRKVG; from the coding sequence ATGGCGACCACATTTCCTGCTCCGAGGTTCGTTCGTCTTCCGGAAGTGACGCTCGAGGTGCACGAGGCCGGTGTCGGTCCGGCGGTCGTGATGTGTCACGGGTTTCCCGAGCTGGCGTACTCGTGGCGTTATCAGGTGAACGCGCTCGCGGCGGCGGGGTATCGCGCGATTGCTCCGAATCAGCGCGGGTATGGCTGGAGCGATGCGCCGGCGGCGATCGAAGCGTACTCGCTCGATCACTTGTGCGACGACATGGCGCACCTGCTCGACGCGCTCGGGATCGATCAGGCGGTGTTCGCGGGCCACGACTGGGGCGGCTTCGTGTCGTGGGGGATGACGGTGCGGCATCCCGATCGCTGCCTCGGCGCGATCGGCGTGAACACGCCGTACATGGCGTTCCCGACCACGGAGCAGCTGCGCGCGATCTTCAAGGAAGACGAGAAGCTCTACATCCTGTGGTTCCAAAAGCCGGGCGTCGCGGAAGGCGTGATGGATCGCAATCCGCGCCTCATCTTCGAGAAGATGATGCGCCGCGCGACGGCCCCGCCGGCGGGTCCGCTGTTCCGCGGCGATGCGCCGGTCGACGCGAATCCGTTCCGGCGGCTCGAGTCGATGCCGACCGTGGGCGCGCCGCTCCTGACAAGTGAGGAGCTGGACTTCTACGTGAAGTCGTTCGACCACTCGGGCTTCCGCGGCGGCATCAACTGGTACCGCAACGCGGACAAGGACAAGCGCGTGATGCCCGAGCTCGGCGTGAAGAAGCTCACGCTGCCGTGCTTGATGGTGACGGCGTCGTGGGACGGCGCGCTGCCGCCGCAGGCCGCCGCCGGAATGCGCGCGTTGTGCAGCGATCTCGAGCTGCAGGAGCTGCAGTGCGGGCATTGGACGCAGCAGGAGCAGCCCGCGGCGCTCGCGCGCGTGATGCTCGACTGGCTGCGGCGGAAGGTGGGGTAG
- a CDS encoding saccharopine dehydrogenase NADP-binding domain-containing protein has product MAGRLLIYGATGYTGKLLAAHAAARGLAPIVAGRSAHKVKEIAAQHGLEARVTALDDASALRAMLDGVACVLHAAGPFSATARPMLGACLDARAHYLDVTGEIPVFELCESFGARARDVGVMLMPGVGFDVVPSDCLAAHVAARVPEPHTLRIAIDAMGTPTRGTAKTSIEMMGVGCLVRRAGRIVALPPGSLQRDFDFGFGPQRCAGAPLGDLVTAWHSTRAENIEIYLRAGVGMRAMLRASGPLGPLLRLRGVQRGFQRMIDAMPEGPNEAERTELRGHIVVEAIGARGETARARLDTPSGYQLTMLAGVEIARRVLAGEAKPGYQTPSTAFGADLVLGLDCVRTND; this is encoded by the coding sequence ATGGCTGGCCGACTCCTCATCTACGGCGCGACGGGCTACACGGGCAAGCTGCTCGCGGCGCACGCGGCCGCACGGGGGCTCGCGCCGATCGTGGCGGGGCGCAGTGCGCACAAGGTGAAGGAGATCGCGGCGCAGCACGGGCTCGAGGCGCGCGTGACTGCGCTCGACGACGCGAGTGCGCTGCGCGCGATGCTCGACGGCGTCGCGTGCGTGCTGCACGCCGCCGGGCCGTTCTCGGCGACGGCGCGGCCGATGCTCGGCGCGTGTCTCGACGCGCGTGCGCACTACCTCGACGTGACGGGCGAGATTCCCGTGTTCGAGCTGTGCGAGTCGTTCGGGGCGCGAGCGCGCGACGTGGGCGTGATGCTGATGCCCGGCGTCGGCTTCGACGTGGTGCCGAGCGATTGTCTCGCGGCGCACGTGGCCGCACGCGTCCCCGAGCCGCACACGCTGCGCATCGCGATCGATGCGATGGGCACGCCGACGCGCGGAACCGCGAAGACGAGCATCGAGATGATGGGCGTGGGCTGCCTCGTCCGGCGCGCAGGGCGAATCGTCGCGCTGCCGCCCGGCTCGCTGCAGCGCGACTTCGATTTCGGTTTCGGACCGCAGCGCTGCGCCGGCGCGCCGCTCGGCGATCTCGTCACGGCCTGGCACTCGACGCGCGCGGAGAACATCGAGATCTACCTGCGCGCCGGTGTCGGCATGCGCGCGATGCTGCGCGCGAGCGGGCCGCTCGGTCCGCTGCTGCGCCTGCGCGGCGTGCAGCGCGGCTTCCAGCGCATGATCGACGCGATGCCCGAGGGGCCGAACGAGGCGGAGCGCACGGAGCTGCGCGGGCACATCGTCGTGGAGGCGATCGGCGCGCGGGGTGAGACGGCGCGCGCGCGGCTCGACACGCCGAGCGGCTACCAGCTGACGATGCTCGCGGGTGTCGAGATCGCGCGGCGCGTGCTCGCGGGGGAGGCGAAGCCTGGCTACCAGACTCCCTCGACCGCGTTCGGCGCCGACCTCGTGCTCGGGCTCGATTGCGTGCGGACGAATGATTAG